In Gemmatimonadaceae bacterium, one DNA window encodes the following:
- a CDS encoding protein kinase: MPETPHLTAALSDRYVIEREIGAGGMAVVYLAHDRKLERQVALKVLRPELGAVLGAERFLTEIKISARLDHPHILTLIDSGDADGMLYYVLPYVRG; encoded by the coding sequence GTGCCCGAAACCCCGCATCTCACCGCCGCCCTCAGCGACCGCTATGTCATCGAGCGCGAAATCGGCGCCGGCGGTATGGCCGTGGTGTACCTGGCCCACGACCGGAAGCTCGAGCGCCAGGTAGCGCTCAAGGTGCTGCGCCCAGAATTGGGCGCGGTGCTCGGCGCCGAACGGTTCCTCACCGAGATCAAGATCTCGGCGCGCCTGGATCACCCGCACATCCTCACGCTCATCGACTCGGGCGACGCCGACGGCATGCTGTACTACGTGCTGCCGTACGTGCGCGGCG